From a single Pseudalkalibacillus hwajinpoensis genomic region:
- the liaF gene encoding cell wall-active antibiotics response protein LiaF has product MWKGRNIDTVNGLLIVGVILLLLEISLNGGLLFLFVIAALFIYMGRKRLPKTSGKVFIGIGLFFFLTTIMNMVVVKFFLLVLLIYLGFQFYQSKQKPKKIRPVLEQPVEKEEGILKQEPLFQNKWSGRQKTHDHVYEWDDVNIQTGFGETIIDLSYTVLPKGESVIMIRNVVGNVQILVPYELEVSIHHSAMVGSASLFHHEEPRVFNQVLSYKTKGYEEASEKVKLVTSMFAGDIEVKRI; this is encoded by the coding sequence GTGTGGAAGGGTCGAAATATTGATACCGTGAATGGACTCCTGATTGTTGGAGTTATTCTCCTTTTACTTGAAATATCCTTAAACGGCGGCCTTCTATTCTTATTTGTTATAGCCGCGCTATTTATATATATGGGGAGAAAGCGACTACCGAAGACATCTGGTAAGGTGTTTATCGGCATTGGACTATTCTTCTTTCTAACCACCATCATGAATATGGTTGTAGTGAAGTTCTTTCTTCTTGTTCTTCTCATTTACCTAGGCTTCCAGTTTTATCAGTCCAAACAGAAGCCTAAGAAAATCAGGCCAGTGTTAGAACAGCCGGTTGAAAAAGAGGAAGGAATTCTCAAGCAGGAACCTCTTTTTCAAAATAAATGGTCAGGACGTCAGAAAACGCATGATCATGTTTATGAGTGGGACGATGTTAACATCCAGACTGGTTTTGGTGAAACAATCATTGATTTAAGTTATACCGTTCTCCCAAAAGGAGAGTCGGTTATTATGATACGAAACGTTGTAGGGAATGTTCAGATTCTTGTTCCTTATGAACTTGAGGTGAGTATTCATCATTCAGCTATGGTAGGCTCGGCATCTCTTTTTCACCATGAAGAACCAAGGGTTTTTAACCAGGTGCTTTCATATAAAACGAAGGGGTATGAGGAAGCATCTGAAAAGGTGAAGCTTGTCACATCAATGTTTGCAGGTGATATTGAGGTGAAGCGGATATGA
- a CDS encoding response regulator transcription factor: MINVLFVDDHEMVRIGVSSYLSTQPDIEVVGEADNGRRGVELALSLRPDIILMDLVMEEMDGIEATKDIIEKWPEAKIIIVTSFLDDEKVYPALEAGATSYMLKTSKAVEIANAVRKTYHGESVLEPEVTGKMMSRMRSRANTPAHEELTEREMEILLLMAQGKTNQAIADELFIALKTVKVHVSNILSKLEVHDRTQAVIYAFKHALVK; the protein is encoded by the coding sequence ATGATTAACGTATTATTTGTCGATGATCATGAGATGGTGCGAATTGGAGTATCTTCCTACTTATCGACTCAACCTGATATTGAAGTAGTTGGGGAAGCTGATAATGGGAGAAGGGGAGTAGAGCTTGCCCTTTCTCTTCGGCCTGACATCATTTTAATGGATTTAGTTATGGAAGAAATGGACGGCATTGAAGCAACGAAAGATATTATCGAAAAGTGGCCTGAGGCGAAGATTATAATCGTAACAAGCTTTCTCGACGATGAGAAAGTATATCCGGCGTTAGAAGCTGGTGCGACTAGTTATATGCTTAAAACCTCTAAAGCAGTCGAAATTGCGAATGCTGTTCGAAAAACGTATCATGGTGAATCTGTTTTAGAGCCAGAAGTAACGGGCAAGATGATGTCACGTATGCGGAGTCGTGCAAATACTCCTGCGCATGAGGAACTGACAGAAAGGGAAATGGAGATACTCTTGCTGATGGCACAGGGGAAAACGAACCAGGCCATAGCGGATGAACTGTTTATTGCTCTTAAAACGGTGAAGGTGCATGTTAGTAACATTCTCAGTAAGCTTGAAGTACACGATCGTACACAGGCAGTGATTTATGCTTTTAAACATGCACTGGTGAAATAA
- a CDS encoding YqjF family protein yields the protein MKSRKNGWIMKQTWENLLFLHWPVEASWLQSLLPPKLEPDTFNGRAWIGIVSFEMNHIRFRGLPPVPYASRLLELNVRTYVKYGNKQGVYFFSLDASHNLGVSIARNIFHLPYFRATMSVSIDAERVNFSSHRTHKGAREADYQLTYRPISDPYEAQGGNLDYWLTERDRLFIVRKGKVFQGKIKHKKWPLQQADNDVLLDSLSQPYKYQKDEAIAHFSKSVTTYLWPLQNVTHT from the coding sequence ATGAAAAGTAGGAAGAATGGCTGGATTATGAAACAAACGTGGGAGAATCTTCTGTTTCTTCACTGGCCAGTAGAGGCTTCCTGGCTACAATCATTGCTTCCTCCAAAATTAGAGCCAGATACATTCAATGGACGCGCCTGGATTGGAATAGTTTCTTTTGAAATGAATCACATCAGATTTAGAGGTCTCCCGCCAGTCCCGTATGCTTCCCGATTGCTGGAATTAAATGTGAGAACGTACGTTAAATATGGGAACAAGCAGGGAGTTTATTTCTTTAGTCTTGATGCAAGTCATAATCTTGGTGTATCTATCGCGAGAAACATTTTCCATCTGCCATACTTCCGTGCAACCATGTCGGTATCTATTGATGCAGAGCGAGTAAACTTTTCATCACATCGAACTCATAAAGGAGCAAGAGAAGCAGATTATCAGCTTACATACAGACCAATTTCTGATCCCTATGAAGCACAGGGAGGCAATCTGGATTACTGGCTGACAGAAAGGGATCGGTTATTTATTGTACGGAAAGGGAAGGTCTTTCAAGGGAAAATCAAACATAAGAAATGGCCACTTCAACAAGCTGATAATGATGTTCTTCTTGACTCGTTATCACAGCCATATAAGTATCAAAAAGATGAGGCGATTGCTCACTTTTCAAAATCTGTAACAACATATCTCTGGCCACTTCAGAATGTAACTCATACATGA
- a CDS encoding PspA/IM30 family protein, with the protein MANLLNRIKDTIEADFHSMLDHKEQKNPISLLNHYLRQCEKEVEKARKLVERQATLQGEFRRELEKARKYAEKRAGQAELANEAAEMDLYEFAKQEQLQFEERADRLSQVMDEAGIELKRLEQKYEKMKHKLKDMSIKRMELMGKENSVRAHHKMDLVLENSSPNQPFNRFDEMESYIDQLEKKVNRDYYMSSIDARFVALEKGVEKQESHSST; encoded by the coding sequence ATGGCAAATTTACTTAATCGCATTAAGGATACAATTGAAGCAGATTTTCACAGTATGCTTGATCATAAGGAGCAGAAAAATCCTATATCCCTTTTGAATCACTATCTAAGGCAATGTGAAAAGGAAGTGGAGAAAGCTCGAAAGCTAGTCGAGCGCCAGGCAACGCTTCAGGGAGAGTTTAGAAGAGAGCTTGAGAAGGCTAGAAAGTATGCTGAGAAGCGAGCTGGACAAGCAGAACTGGCTAATGAAGCTGCTGAAATGGATCTATACGAATTTGCTAAGCAGGAACAGTTACAATTCGAAGAGCGCGCAGATCGACTTTCCCAGGTAATGGATGAAGCGGGAATAGAGCTTAAAAGACTTGAACAAAAATATGAGAAAATGAAGCACAAGCTCAAGGATATGTCGATTAAGCGCATGGAGCTGATGGGTAAAGAAAACAGTGTACGGGCCCATCATAAAATGGATCTTGTTCTGGAAAATAGCAGTCCAAACCAACCATTTAATCGTTTCGATGAGATGGAAAGTTATATCGATCAGTTAGAAAAAAAGGTCAACAGGGATTACTATATGTCCAGCATCGATGCAAGATTTGTAGCACTAGAAAAAGGTGTGGAAAAACAGGAAAGTCATTCAAGTACTTAA
- a CDS encoding sensor histidine kinase, which produces MNVIQRHMFVGASLSLILLLFFSIVYFTVFPPATLALLFNKELMDLPFGFIVPIVTIMIGMLVGFLSGIYSRKELQFVADTLEELDKGRPIHNKSGPSLEGIFLQVGKLQHRINEQVRLAQKLANEKAEDHEKRVQQVVSEERNRLARELHDSVSQQLFAASMLMSAITETRESQDDRETKHLKMVEETIHQSQLEMRALLLHLRPAALKGKSLEEGIKELLNELSQKVPIEVKWKLESIELDKGVEDHLFRILQESVSNTLRHAKATTLDVLLIHREERIILRIVDNGVGFKMDEHKTASYGLQNMHERALEIGGALKLVSLPQKGTRLEVSVPLVGGERND; this is translated from the coding sequence ATGAATGTGATTCAGCGTCATATGTTTGTTGGTGCCTCATTATCTCTCATCCTGCTTCTATTTTTTTCAATCGTCTATTTCACTGTTTTTCCTCCAGCTACCCTTGCTCTCCTATTTAATAAGGAGTTAATGGACTTGCCTTTTGGCTTCATTGTTCCTATTGTGACGATAATGATTGGAATGCTAGTGGGCTTTCTTTCAGGTATCTATTCAAGAAAAGAGCTTCAATTCGTTGCAGATACACTTGAGGAGCTTGATAAAGGGAGGCCGATACATAATAAAAGCGGTCCAAGTCTTGAGGGGATCTTTCTTCAGGTTGGCAAACTTCAGCATCGCATCAATGAGCAGGTTAGGCTTGCACAGAAGTTGGCGAATGAAAAGGCAGAGGATCATGAGAAGCGTGTCCAGCAGGTCGTCTCTGAAGAAAGAAACCGGCTCGCTCGGGAGCTACATGATTCAGTCAGTCAGCAGTTGTTTGCAGCGTCAATGCTGATGAGTGCCATAACCGAAACCCGCGAATCACAGGATGACAGGGAAACAAAGCACCTAAAGATGGTGGAAGAAACAATTCACCAATCACAGTTAGAAATGCGTGCGCTTCTCCTTCATCTAAGGCCAGCTGCGCTCAAAGGAAAGTCACTTGAAGAAGGAATTAAGGAGCTATTAAACGAATTATCTCAAAAGGTACCGATTGAAGTGAAATGGAAGCTCGAATCGATTGAACTTGATAAAGGGGTAGAAGACCATCTTTTTCGCATTTTACAGGAATCAGTTTCGAACACTCTCAGACATGCTAAAGCGACCACACTTGATGTTCTTCTAATTCATAGAGAGGAACGGATTATTTTGCGTATTGTCGATAACGGCGTTGGTTTTAAAATGGATGAGCATAAAACTGCGTCATATGGCCTTCAAAACATGCACGAACGAGCACTTGAAATTGGGGGAGCGCTTAAATTAGTAAGCCTTCCACAAAAAGGTACAAGGTTGGAAGTGAGTGTACCACTGGTTGGGGGGGAACGGAATGATTAA
- a CDS encoding NADP-dependent oxidoreductase yields the protein MSKQRQIHLAKRPEGMPSMEHFNFVEAEIPSPGKGEVLLRTLYLSVDPYMRGRMRDAKSYVAPFQVNEPLNGGVIAEVTESNSSKFSQGDIVIGHLSWQEYSVAKEKHLRKIDPSVAPISSHLGILGMPGQTAYFGLLDIGQPKEGETVVVSGAAGAVGSVVGQIAKIKGCRVVGIAGSDDKIDYIKNELGFDEGINYKTQDVYKALKDACPDGIDVYYENVGGEIGDAAISLLNKFARIPVCGAISSYNKKEADLGPRVQTKLIQSSALMKGFVVGDYSDRLHEGAAELGKWLQEGKLKYEETIVEGFENIPDAFLGLFEGTNLGKQLVKVADPEYATLNS from the coding sequence ATGAGTAAACAAAGACAAATTCATCTCGCAAAACGTCCGGAGGGCATGCCTTCAATGGAACATTTCAATTTCGTTGAAGCTGAAATTCCTTCACCTGGGAAAGGTGAAGTACTACTTCGCACACTTTATTTATCGGTAGACCCTTATATGAGAGGTCGTATGAGAGATGCAAAATCTTACGTTGCACCTTTTCAGGTCAATGAACCTCTTAATGGTGGCGTTATTGCAGAGGTCACCGAGTCGAATTCTTCTAAATTCAGTCAGGGTGATATCGTGATTGGGCACCTTAGCTGGCAGGAATACTCTGTAGCGAAGGAAAAGCATCTTCGTAAAATTGACCCAAGCGTAGCCCCAATTTCATCTCACCTAGGGATTCTTGGAATGCCAGGTCAAACAGCGTATTTTGGTTTACTTGATATTGGTCAACCAAAAGAAGGCGAAACCGTTGTTGTTTCCGGCGCAGCTGGTGCAGTAGGGTCCGTTGTAGGTCAAATTGCAAAAATCAAAGGATGCAGAGTAGTCGGAATTGCAGGTTCAGATGACAAGATCGACTATATTAAAAATGAACTTGGTTTCGATGAAGGGATTAACTACAAAACACAGGACGTATATAAGGCACTAAAAGATGCTTGTCCAGATGGCATTGATGTTTATTACGAAAACGTTGGTGGAGAAATTGGCGATGCGGCCATTAGTTTACTAAACAAGTTTGCTCGTATCCCTGTGTGTGGTGCTATTTCTTCATATAACAAAAAAGAAGCTGATCTTGGACCACGTGTTCAAACGAAGCTTATTCAATCCAGTGCCCTTATGAAAGGCTTTGTTGTAGGCGATTATTCAGATCGTTTACATGAAGGTGCTGCCGAACTCGGCAAATGGCTTCAGGAAGGCAAGTTAAAATACGAGGAAACAATTGTAGAAGGTTTCGAAAATATTCCTGACGCTTTCCTCGGTCTTTTTGAAGGTACTAACCTTGGGAAACAGCTTGTTAAAGTTGCTGATCCTGAATACGCCACGCTAAACAGTTAA
- a CDS encoding HelD family protein has product MEDKYQSAYRKEKQQLANIAAEISKQQKKLERYPRYSGDNVTEQVLESIREENRTSLRIAAKEPYFARMDFQEDDKDTCPYYIGKVGLAHEDSQESIVVDWRAPVASMFYAFTGGEEDVYYVSPEGVIEGNIELKRNIVIRNQELQRVVDTYVEGSDDLSGSDEFLIYRLSENKDNRLRDIVSTIQAKQNDIIRAERTKPLIIQGAAGSGKTTVALHRLAFLLYEYRDTIQASRMIIFAPNRMFLDYISGVLPELGVGGIQQSTFSDWTLRLLEEKVQFDESQHDLEKWFGNKRPAVEEAEGRIKGSLAFKEWIDEAIKRFASSVSPEGSFIPFEGASLSEQKIQQWLVDLGSYPIGRKREMIVNRFRIWIKDEVKKIEGSHLQKEYRKQANEQLKAYFKKWPKQSAISFYTSLFQGNVPSYVSERAGIINEPLLTDTAKRLKKKQVTADDLAPLLYIQFKLNGISKENVFQHVVIDEAQDFSPFQLALLLEVNRSRSFTILGDLAQGIHAYKGIHRWEEIQEIFNGKELYIELEQSYRSTVEIIEFANEIISHANIPVQPAVPVFRSGESVKVEKTERYEHISTLLTSSKEMKKRGMKTIAIVGRSEEECRELFREVSKLDKEANLITPEDRSYAGGVSIVPIYLTKGLEFDGVIIADACEEMYTKDAEHAKLLYVGCTRALHELNIFYIEKPSLLLPF; this is encoded by the coding sequence TTGGAAGATAAGTATCAAAGTGCCTATCGGAAAGAGAAGCAGCAACTCGCTAACATCGCTGCCGAGATTTCAAAACAACAGAAAAAGCTAGAACGTTATCCTCGTTATTCTGGAGACAACGTAACCGAGCAAGTATTAGAAAGCATCCGGGAAGAAAATCGGACATCGCTTCGTATTGCAGCAAAGGAACCTTATTTTGCGAGGATGGATTTTCAAGAAGATGATAAAGATACGTGTCCTTACTACATAGGTAAGGTGGGGCTCGCACATGAAGATTCGCAAGAATCAATTGTAGTTGATTGGCGGGCTCCTGTAGCAAGTATGTTCTATGCATTTACGGGGGGAGAAGAAGATGTCTACTACGTTTCTCCTGAAGGGGTGATTGAAGGAAACATTGAGCTCAAACGCAATATTGTCATCCGGAATCAGGAACTTCAGAGAGTGGTGGATACGTATGTGGAAGGCAGCGATGACTTAAGTGGTTCAGATGAGTTTCTCATTTATCGACTGAGTGAAAATAAGGATAATCGCCTGCGCGATATTGTTTCGACGATTCAAGCGAAGCAAAACGATATTATTCGAGCGGAGCGGACGAAGCCGCTTATTATTCAGGGAGCCGCGGGTAGTGGAAAAACCACTGTTGCACTCCACCGACTTGCCTTTCTTCTATATGAGTATCGAGATACAATCCAAGCTAGTAGAATGATCATTTTCGCACCGAACCGCATGTTCCTGGATTATATTTCGGGCGTTCTACCTGAATTGGGTGTAGGTGGGATACAGCAATCTACTTTTTCAGATTGGACGCTAAGGTTACTTGAAGAAAAAGTACAGTTCGATGAGTCACAACATGATCTGGAAAAATGGTTCGGTAATAAACGACCTGCTGTTGAAGAAGCAGAGGGAAGGATAAAAGGGTCACTTGCTTTTAAAGAATGGATTGATGAAGCAATTAAAAGGTTTGCATCATCGGTTAGTCCTGAAGGTTCGTTCATTCCGTTTGAAGGGGCAAGTCTTTCTGAGCAGAAAATTCAACAGTGGCTGGTTGACCTTGGATCTTATCCGATCGGGAGAAAGCGTGAAATGATTGTTAATCGTTTCAGAATATGGATAAAAGATGAGGTTAAGAAGATTGAAGGAAGTCATCTTCAAAAAGAATATCGAAAGCAAGCAAATGAGCAGCTAAAAGCTTATTTTAAAAAATGGCCAAAGCAGTCAGCGATATCTTTCTATACATCACTTTTTCAAGGGAATGTGCCTTCGTATGTATCTGAGAGAGCTGGGATCATAAATGAGCCATTACTGACAGACACGGCTAAGCGTCTGAAAAAGAAACAGGTTACTGCTGACGATCTTGCTCCACTTCTTTATATCCAATTTAAGCTAAATGGCATTAGCAAAGAGAATGTATTTCAGCATGTTGTGATTGATGAAGCACAGGATTTCTCGCCGTTTCAGCTTGCGCTATTACTAGAAGTAAATCGAAGCCGTTCATTTACAATTCTTGGGGACCTTGCGCAGGGCATTCACGCCTATAAAGGCATTCATCGCTGGGAAGAAATTCAGGAAATTTTCAATGGAAAAGAGCTTTATATCGAGCTTGAACAGAGTTACCGTTCAACAGTGGAAATTATTGAATTTGCGAATGAAATCATTTCACATGCGAACATTCCCGTACAACCCGCGGTTCCTGTCTTTAGAAGCGGAGAGAGCGTGAAGGTAGAAAAGACGGAACGATACGAGCATATCAGTACATTATTAACTTCTTCTAAAGAAATGAAAAAGCGTGGAATGAAAACGATTGCCATTGTAGGAAGAAGTGAAGAAGAATGCAGGGAGCTCTTTCGTGAAGTAAGTAAACTTGATAAAGAGGCAAATCTTATTACACCTGAAGATCGATCATATGCGGGTGGTGTATCGATCGTTCCTATTTATCTTACTAAAGGCCTCGAATTCGATGGGGTTATCATCGCGGATGCATGTGAGGAAATGTATACCAAAGATGCCGAACATGCGAAGCTACTTTACGTCGGGTGTACACGCGCACTACATGAATTGAACATCTTCTATATCGAAAAGCCTTCTCTGCTGCTTCCTTTCTAA
- the ytzI gene encoding YtzI protein: MVITITIIVVVIMTIVIAAAFGLAVSKGYSVKHTVDPLPEEHRNESTEKEVKHERTESK, translated from the coding sequence ATGGTTATTACAATTACAATAATTGTTGTTGTCATCATGACAATTGTCATTGCCGCAGCTTTTGGACTTGCTGTATCAAAAGGGTACAGTGTAAAACATACTGTTGATCCGTTGCCTGAGGAACACCGTAATGAATCGACAGAGAAAGAGGTTAAACATGAACGGACAGAATCGAAGTAA
- a CDS encoding YwbE family protein: MNGQNRSNISPGKTVEIVLKQDQRTGKTTKGIVKDILTKSPTHPHGIKVRLEDGQVGRVKTIL, from the coding sequence ATGAACGGACAGAATCGAAGTAATATATCACCAGGTAAAACGGTAGAAATTGTACTAAAGCAGGATCAGCGAACTGGTAAAACGACAAAGGGAATTGTGAAAGACATTCTGACCAAGTCACCAACTCACCCGCATGGAATTAAAGTGCGTCTTGAGGATGGACAGGTTGGACGTGTAAAAACGATACTTTAA
- a CDS encoding flagellar basal body rod protein: MVKKASLLILGVIAAIVLLSNLGSLVGMAISLGILYVAVKQFIKTDSTAGKVIWGIVGFVGLSITVANVPAILGIVAIYVLYVVYKKWNATGEDKQANDPFTNFEKQWNELKRS, from the coding sequence ATGGTGAAGAAAGCAAGCTTACTGATACTGGGCGTGATTGCTGCTATTGTTCTACTTTCGAATCTCGGTTCGTTAGTAGGTATGGCAATCAGTCTTGGGATCCTATATGTGGCGGTTAAGCAGTTTATTAAAACTGATTCAACAGCAGGCAAAGTCATCTGGGGAATCGTTGGATTCGTCGGTTTAAGTATAACAGTAGCTAATGTGCCGGCTATTCTAGGAATCGTAGCGATTTATGTTCTCTATGTTGTGTATAAAAAGTGGAATGCAACAGGTGAAGACAAGCAAGCGAACGATCCGTTTACGAACTTCGAGAAGCAATGGAACGAATTAAAACGCAGCTAA
- a CDS encoding YitT family protein, producing the protein MLHHIKTYLLITLGALGVATHVHFFLSPNNLATGGVSGLSILMNHLVPDMSVGMFMIILNAVLLLVGILFLGPKFGVKTIYASFALSLAVWAFERFIPVTEPFSQDILIQLIIGQCIAAAGMGLVFHQKASTGGTDIIAMILNKYFSMEVGKAVLISDISIALFSVALFGPEIGMYAIFGVILNGLVIDYTLQSFEAKKEIVIISKESEMIRTFIVEEIGKGATIHTARGAFTSDEKEVITTILGRKDLLKLKKHVGVVDQKAFITVHSMKEILGQDFKSLA; encoded by the coding sequence ATGCTTCATCACATCAAAACTTATCTGCTAATTACGCTGGGGGCGCTCGGAGTTGCCACCCATGTTCATTTTTTCCTATCTCCTAATAACCTTGCAACCGGGGGAGTCAGTGGTTTGTCGATTTTGATGAACCATCTAGTCCCGGACATGTCAGTCGGAATGTTTATGATTATTTTGAACGCAGTACTTTTGTTAGTTGGAATTCTTTTTCTCGGTCCTAAATTCGGTGTTAAAACCATCTATGCAAGTTTTGCTTTATCTCTTGCAGTTTGGGCATTTGAGCGTTTTATCCCGGTGACAGAGCCATTCAGCCAGGATATTTTGATCCAATTGATCATCGGACAGTGTATCGCAGCGGCGGGTATGGGTCTTGTCTTCCATCAGAAAGCCTCTACTGGAGGTACTGATATTATTGCGATGATCCTTAACAAATACTTTTCAATGGAAGTTGGTAAAGCCGTTCTTATATCTGATATTTCGATTGCTTTATTTTCAGTGGCCCTGTTCGGACCAGAAATCGGTATGTATGCCATCTTCGGCGTTATTTTAAATGGTTTAGTGATCGATTATACGCTTCAGAGTTTCGAGGCGAAGAAAGAGATCGTCATTATTAGCAAAGAGAGCGAAATGATTCGCACATTTATCGTTGAGGAAATCGGCAAGGGTGCAACGATTCATACTGCCCGAGGCGCATTCACTTCAGACGAAAAGGAAGTAATCACTACTATTCTCGGTAGAAAAGATCTTCTTAAATTGAAAAAACATGTTGGTGTTGTTGATCAAAAAGCCTTTATCACTGTTCACAGTATGAAGGAAATTCTCGGTCAGGATTTTAAGTCACTTGCATAA
- the rarD gene encoding EamA family transporter RarD, translating into MVGIDREHKFGIAAGAGAYFMWGILPLYWKLVAEVPSEEVLAHRIIWSFVFMIVILLLLGKLPSFQKELISIFKQPKKLTAITFASLFITINWFAFIWAVNHDHVIQTSLGYYINPLISVLLGIFFLKERLSFWQMISFALAAIGVLNLVFRFGEVPWVSLVLALSFGIYGLLKKTARLGALTGLTIETLLITPFALIYLITAGDSLTDALYVSDTGITALLLGAGIVTAVPLLLFASGANRISLSMIGFLQYIAPTLMLIQGVFLYGETFTSAHLISFALIWIALLIFTLARTKFFRRIEPRYFQAKQSFES; encoded by the coding sequence ATGGTTGGAATAGATCGAGAACATAAATTCGGCATTGCTGCTGGTGCCGGGGCGTATTTCATGTGGGGAATTCTCCCTTTATATTGGAAGCTTGTTGCAGAAGTGCCATCTGAAGAAGTGCTCGCCCACAGGATTATCTGGTCGTTTGTCTTTATGATCGTGATACTTCTGCTGTTAGGAAAATTACCATCTTTCCAAAAAGAACTAATTTCGATTTTTAAACAACCAAAAAAACTTACTGCAATCACGTTCGCTTCATTATTTATTACAATAAATTGGTTTGCGTTTATTTGGGCAGTGAACCACGATCATGTTATCCAAACAAGCCTTGGCTATTATATCAATCCATTAATTAGCGTTTTACTCGGTATTTTTTTTCTAAAAGAACGACTATCCTTCTGGCAGATGATTTCGTTCGCGCTGGCTGCCATTGGTGTGCTCAACCTTGTCTTTCGTTTCGGAGAAGTGCCATGGGTGTCACTTGTTCTTGCCTTAAGCTTTGGAATTTATGGTCTACTCAAGAAGACAGCGAGACTCGGTGCATTAACAGGCCTCACAATTGAAACGTTACTCATTACACCATTTGCCTTGATCTACCTCATTACGGCAGGAGATAGCCTTACAGATGCTCTGTATGTATCGGATACCGGGATCACGGCTTTATTGCTTGGTGCTGGAATTGTAACAGCTGTTCCACTCTTACTCTTCGCAAGTGGGGCAAACCGTATTTCCCTTTCGATGATTGGCTTTCTTCAATATATAGCACCAACCCTTATGTTGATTCAGGGTGTATTTCTATACGGAGAAACTTTTACATCTGCTCACTTGATAAGCTTCGCTTTGATCTGGATAGCTCTCTTGATCTTCACACTCGCTCGCACAAAGTTCTTCCGCAGAATTGAACCGAGATATTTTCAAGCGAAGCAATCTTTCGAATCGTAA